Proteins co-encoded in one Nyctibius grandis isolate bNycGra1 chromosome 14, bNycGra1.pri, whole genome shotgun sequence genomic window:
- the FOXN4 gene encoding forkhead box protein N4 isoform X1, whose protein sequence is MIESDIPSIMSGIVRNSGQNHHPSQEYRHMNVLLASDPSQLSEDDLPSDLQSLSWLTSVDVPALQQMAGGRMDFSLAAQNVMLQQTGPVASSMHSTGAPGAMIHVQASLPQGILGLNSISPHGANMSQYAVGGQPSPTLQTQQQLFPPPHSQQVFALAQNAQQCHPAAIYNTSYGTQPHYSQPRLAPHSAQELHPKHYPKPIYSYSCLIAMALKNSKTGSLPVSEIYSFMKEHFPYFKTAPDGWKNSVRHNLSLNKCFEKVENKMSGTSRKGCLWALNPAKIDKMEEEMQKWKRKDLAAIHRSMANPEELDKLITDRPESCRRPSAQAEPEASTLNPMAAAQGRLSISQLQPQPIMTLSLQSLPLHHQIQTQARIAPDSPAPAQTPPLHALPDVSHSPLPHQPVGRAPPDFLNVTADMNTEVDALDPSIMDFALQGNIWEEMKDDSFSLDTLGAFSNNPLHLSDCDLGTPGLTPVSSGSDHSFSDLQVTGLYTTYTTLDNVTAAQYMNPQGNKPIALL, encoded by the exons ACTCTTGGCTTCTGACCCCTCCCAGCTGAGTGAAGATGACCTCCCCAGCGACTTACAGTCCTTGTCGTGGCTGACATCTGTTGATGTTCCTGCGTTACAACAGATGGCCGGTGGGAGAATGGATTTTAGCCTTGCTGCCCAGAATGTGATGCTCCAACAGACAG GTCCTGTGGCAAGCAGCATGCACTCAACAGGAGCACCTGGAGCAATGATTCACGTCCAGGCCAGCCTGCCACAGGGAATCCTGGGACTGAATTCTATTTCACCCCACGGAGCAAAT ATGAGCCAGTACGCTGTGGGTGGGCAGCCATCTCCTACTttacaaacacagcaacaactctttcctcctcctcattcACAGCAAGTGTTTGCCCTGGCACAGAACGCACAACAG TGTCACCCAGCAGCAATCTACAACACATCCTACGGGACCCAGCCACACTACTCCCAGCCACGCCTGGCTCCTCACTCTGCCCAAGAACTGCATCCAAAGCATTACCCCAAGCCGATCTACTCCTATAG TTGCTTGATCGCAATGGCGCTGAAGAACAGCAAGACAGGCAGTCTCCCAGTGAGCGAGATCTACAGCTTCATGAAGGAGCACTTCCCCTACTTCAAG ACAGCCCCTGATGGCTGGAAGAACTCCGTGCGCCACAACCTTTCCTTGAATAAGTGTTTTGAGAAGGTGGAGAACAAGATGAGTGGCACCTCCCGCAAAGGGTGCCTGTGGGCTCTCAATCCTGCCAAGATTGACAAGATGGAAGAGGAGATGCAGAAGTGGAAGCGGAAGGACTTGGCTGCTATCCACAGGAGCATGGCTAACCCAG AGGAGCTGGACAAGCTGATCACTGACAGACCTGAGAGCTGCCGGCGGCCCAGCGCGCAGGCAGAGCCCGAGGCCTCCACCCTGAACCCCATGGCAGCAGCCCAAGGCCGACTCTCCatctcccagctgcagcctcaGCCGATCATGACGCTCTCGCTGCAGTCCCTCCCCCTCCACCACCAGATCCAGACCCAGGCTCGCATCGCCCCAGACTCGCCCGCGCCCGCACAGACGCCTCCTCTCCACGCTCTGCCTGACGTGAGCCACAGCCCTCTGCCCCACCAGCCCGTGGGACGCGCGCCTCCAGACTTCCTGAACGTGACAGCAGACATGAACACGGAGGTGGATGCTCTGGACCCGAGCATCATGGATTTTGCATTGCAAG GTAACATATGGGAGGAAATGAAAGACGACAGCTTCAGCCTTGATACCCTGGGTGCCTTCAGCAACAACCCGCTCCACCTCTCAGACTGTGACCTGGGCACCCCTGGCCTCACCCCTGTCTCCAGTGGCAGCGACCACTCCTTCTCAGACTTGCAGGTCACCGGCCTTTACACCACCTACACGACCCTGGACAACGTCACGGCAGCTCAGTACATGAACCCCCAAGGCAACAAACCCATCGCTCTGCTCTAA
- the FOXN4 gene encoding forkhead box protein N4 isoform X2: MIESDIPSIMSGIVRNSGQNHHPSQEYRLLASDPSQLSEDDLPSDLQSLSWLTSVDVPALQQMAGGRMDFSLAAQNVMLQQTGPVASSMHSTGAPGAMIHVQASLPQGILGLNSISPHGANMSQYAVGGQPSPTLQTQQQLFPPPHSQQVFALAQNAQQCHPAAIYNTSYGTQPHYSQPRLAPHSAQELHPKHYPKPIYSYSCLIAMALKNSKTGSLPVSEIYSFMKEHFPYFKTAPDGWKNSVRHNLSLNKCFEKVENKMSGTSRKGCLWALNPAKIDKMEEEMQKWKRKDLAAIHRSMANPEELDKLITDRPESCRRPSAQAEPEASTLNPMAAAQGRLSISQLQPQPIMTLSLQSLPLHHQIQTQARIAPDSPAPAQTPPLHALPDVSHSPLPHQPVGRAPPDFLNVTADMNTEVDALDPSIMDFALQGNIWEEMKDDSFSLDTLGAFSNNPLHLSDCDLGTPGLTPVSSGSDHSFSDLQVTGLYTTYTTLDNVTAAQYMNPQGNKPIALL; the protein is encoded by the exons ACTCTTGGCTTCTGACCCCTCCCAGCTGAGTGAAGATGACCTCCCCAGCGACTTACAGTCCTTGTCGTGGCTGACATCTGTTGATGTTCCTGCGTTACAACAGATGGCCGGTGGGAGAATGGATTTTAGCCTTGCTGCCCAGAATGTGATGCTCCAACAGACAG GTCCTGTGGCAAGCAGCATGCACTCAACAGGAGCACCTGGAGCAATGATTCACGTCCAGGCCAGCCTGCCACAGGGAATCCTGGGACTGAATTCTATTTCACCCCACGGAGCAAAT ATGAGCCAGTACGCTGTGGGTGGGCAGCCATCTCCTACTttacaaacacagcaacaactctttcctcctcctcattcACAGCAAGTGTTTGCCCTGGCACAGAACGCACAACAG TGTCACCCAGCAGCAATCTACAACACATCCTACGGGACCCAGCCACACTACTCCCAGCCACGCCTGGCTCCTCACTCTGCCCAAGAACTGCATCCAAAGCATTACCCCAAGCCGATCTACTCCTATAG TTGCTTGATCGCAATGGCGCTGAAGAACAGCAAGACAGGCAGTCTCCCAGTGAGCGAGATCTACAGCTTCATGAAGGAGCACTTCCCCTACTTCAAG ACAGCCCCTGATGGCTGGAAGAACTCCGTGCGCCACAACCTTTCCTTGAATAAGTGTTTTGAGAAGGTGGAGAACAAGATGAGTGGCACCTCCCGCAAAGGGTGCCTGTGGGCTCTCAATCCTGCCAAGATTGACAAGATGGAAGAGGAGATGCAGAAGTGGAAGCGGAAGGACTTGGCTGCTATCCACAGGAGCATGGCTAACCCAG AGGAGCTGGACAAGCTGATCACTGACAGACCTGAGAGCTGCCGGCGGCCCAGCGCGCAGGCAGAGCCCGAGGCCTCCACCCTGAACCCCATGGCAGCAGCCCAAGGCCGACTCTCCatctcccagctgcagcctcaGCCGATCATGACGCTCTCGCTGCAGTCCCTCCCCCTCCACCACCAGATCCAGACCCAGGCTCGCATCGCCCCAGACTCGCCCGCGCCCGCACAGACGCCTCCTCTCCACGCTCTGCCTGACGTGAGCCACAGCCCTCTGCCCCACCAGCCCGTGGGACGCGCGCCTCCAGACTTCCTGAACGTGACAGCAGACATGAACACGGAGGTGGATGCTCTGGACCCGAGCATCATGGATTTTGCATTGCAAG GTAACATATGGGAGGAAATGAAAGACGACAGCTTCAGCCTTGATACCCTGGGTGCCTTCAGCAACAACCCGCTCCACCTCTCAGACTGTGACCTGGGCACCCCTGGCCTCACCCCTGTCTCCAGTGGCAGCGACCACTCCTTCTCAGACTTGCAGGTCACCGGCCTTTACACCACCTACACGACCCTGGACAACGTCACGGCAGCTCAGTACATGAACCCCCAAGGCAACAAACCCATCGCTCTGCTCTAA